The Pseudobythopirellula maris genome has a window encoding:
- the flgC gene encoding flagellar basal body rod protein FlgC translates to MFSAIDISTSGLVAQRARLNAISSNIANMSTTRNEYGEIDPYRPKHVTFETDTSLASPGGGAGVRVASVEMSNEAPNMRYQPGHPDANADGYVAYPNVDMTMEFVDALEATRAYEANIGVMEITKDLGAQTLRIIA, encoded by the coding sequence ATGTTCAGCGCGATCGACATCAGCACGAGCGGCCTGGTGGCTCAGCGCGCGCGTTTGAACGCCATCTCGTCGAACATCGCCAACATGTCGACCACCCGCAACGAGTACGGCGAGATCGACCCGTACCGCCCCAAGCACGTGACGTTCGAGACCGACACGTCGCTGGCTTCGCCCGGCGGCGGGGCGGGCGTTCGGGTGGCGAGCGTCGAGATGTCCAACGAAGCGCCCAACATGCGTTACCAGCCCGGCCACCCCGACGCGAACGCCGACGGCTACGTCGCTTACCCGAACGTCGACATGACCATGGAGTTCGTCGATGCGCTCGAGGCCACGCGGGCCTACGAGGCGAACATCGGCGTCATGGAGATCACGAAAGACCTCGGCGCCCAGACCTTACGAATCATCGCTTGA
- a CDS encoding flagellar hook assembly protein FlgD, with translation MSSITNNLGGVTDASSNSRPSAVDDLDLDVFLELMISELQNQDPLNPLENDELLAQISQIREIASNDQLTNTLESVLLGQNVTTATSLIGADVVALDENGQRVRGNVQRVTINDGQPNLDLSLSAAASAGEEEGSLESGNYVYEVVWETSDGTPFGQEIGVSTSTFSDFNGTVRLDNLPETTVRKSIYRTDNTGQGSRQLIGRVNGEVTSLVDGTPDSELGEHLTVATQKVSFGRKVTVDLDTVAQIEPPQ, from the coding sequence ATGTCGAGCATCACCAACAATCTGGGCGGCGTCACCGACGCGTCGAGCAACAGCCGCCCGAGCGCCGTCGACGACCTCGATCTCGACGTGTTCTTGGAGCTGATGATCTCAGAGCTGCAGAACCAGGACCCCCTCAACCCGCTCGAGAACGACGAGCTTCTCGCGCAGATCTCGCAGATCCGCGAGATCGCGTCGAACGACCAGCTGACCAACACGCTCGAGTCGGTCTTGTTGGGCCAGAACGTCACCACGGCCACGAGCCTCATCGGGGCCGACGTGGTGGCGCTCGACGAGAACGGCCAGCGGGTGCGAGGCAACGTGCAGCGGGTGACCATCAACGACGGCCAACCGAACCTCGACCTGTCGCTCTCTGCCGCCGCCTCGGCCGGCGAAGAGGAGGGCTCGCTCGAGAGCGGCAACTACGTTTACGAAGTCGTCTGGGAGACGTCCGACGGCACCCCCTTCGGCCAAGAGATCGGCGTGTCGACCAGCACGTTCTCCGACTTCAACGGCACGGTGCGGCTCGACAACCTGCCGGAAACCACGGTCCGCAAGTCGATCTACCGCACCGACAACACGGGCCAAGGCAGCCGCCAGCTCATCGGCCGGGTCAACGGCGAAGTGACGAGCCTGGTGGACGGCACGCCCGACAGCGAACTCGGCGAGCACCTGACGGTGGCGACCCAGAAGGTCTCGTTCGGCCGGAAGGTGACGGTCGACCTCGACACCGTGGCCCAGATCGAGCCCCCGCAGTAA
- a CDS encoding flagellar FlbD family protein, whose protein sequence is MIKLTRLSGEPFLLNAELIKYVESRPDTYVSLTTGERIVVGESPEEVLRRTIEYQQTKLLTPPSRPTASPDEQP, encoded by the coding sequence ATGATCAAGCTCACCCGGCTCAGCGGCGAGCCGTTTTTGCTCAACGCCGAGCTGATCAAGTACGTCGAATCGCGGCCCGACACGTACGTCTCGCTGACCACGGGCGAGCGCATCGTCGTGGGCGAGAGCCCCGAAGAGGTGCTCCGCCGCACGATCGAATACCAACAAACCAAGCTGCTGACGCCCCCCAGCCGCCCCACGGCGTCGCCCGACGAACAACCTTAG
- a CDS encoding flagellar export protein FliJ, with amino-acid sequence MTPYRFRLQTVERLRAAHRDEQRLRLADAQHAADLLEAQSERLEAEIADLRAGHTRTLGEKSLDIGAVREAQRYELTLRSQQRSLAEQAETIRQETEQRRLALVAAERDVRVLEQLDERLRERHRVAEQQEETKVMDETAANLNLAARRAADRA; translated from the coding sequence ATGACGCCGTACCGCTTCCGATTGCAGACCGTCGAGCGCCTCCGCGCCGCCCACCGAGACGAGCAACGTCTCCGGCTGGCCGACGCGCAGCACGCCGCCGATCTGCTCGAGGCTCAGAGCGAGCGGCTCGAGGCCGAGATCGCCGATCTGCGGGCCGGGCACACCCGCACGCTCGGCGAGAAGAGTCTCGACATCGGCGCCGTCCGCGAGGCTCAGCGTTACGAGCTCACGCTGCGGTCCCAGCAACGCTCCCTCGCCGAGCAGGCCGAAACGATCCGCCAAGAGACCGAGCAGCGTCGGCTCGCCCTGGTGGCCGCCGAGCGCGACGTGCGTGTGTTGGAGCAACTCGACGAGCGGCTCCGCGAACGCCACCGCGTGGCGGAGCAACAGGAAGAAACCAAGGTCATGGACGAAACAGCCGCCAACCTGAACCTCGCCGCGCGACGCGCCGCAGACCGGGCTTAA
- a CDS encoding FliI/YscN family ATPase: MDAFDTLQSAQPLRLVGSVVETTGATIAVADLPAPVGSLVRVDRSEGGPIGAEVIGFRDDKTLISPLSDVAGVRRGCRVTLTRTRRTLRVGEGLLGRVLNAHGDTIDGLPAPVLQARTPLHRQAPSPVDRPRITQSLSTGVRAIDSMLACGEGQRLGVFAGSGVGKSTLLGMMARRSAADVIVIGLVGERGREVNEFVERDLGPEGLARSVVVVATSDEPALVRLQAASTATAVAEHFRDRGKSVLLLLDSITRTALASREVGLAAGEPPTTRGYPPSTFALLPRLVERTGRTKQGIITAFYSVLVEGDDPNEPIADTMRGLLDGHVWLSRKIASRGVFPAIDISESLSRLMPQLVSKQHLQAAQTVRRLIAAYEENEDLITIGAYRRGTNPAVDAAIELRDQIEAFLAQDATSKTTPKTTQAGLLALAQKAAAILNRPTGAAANAAAAAPSASAPGAAKPKPAPAPRAAQPQPNK, encoded by the coding sequence ATGGACGCATTCGATACCCTCCAATCCGCTCAGCCGCTGAGGCTCGTCGGCAGCGTGGTCGAGACCACCGGCGCCACGATCGCCGTGGCCGACCTGCCTGCGCCGGTCGGGTCGCTGGTGCGCGTCGATCGGAGCGAGGGGGGACCGATCGGGGCCGAGGTGATCGGCTTTCGCGACGACAAGACCTTGATCAGCCCGCTGAGCGACGTGGCCGGCGTGCGGCGCGGCTGCCGCGTCACCCTCACCCGCACGCGTCGCACGCTGCGTGTCGGCGAGGGTCTTTTGGGCCGGGTGCTGAACGCCCACGGCGACACGATCGACGGCCTGCCCGCTCCCGTTTTGCAGGCCCGCACGCCGCTGCACCGCCAGGCGCCCTCGCCGGTGGATCGGCCCCGGATCACCCAATCGCTTTCGACCGGCGTGCGGGCGATCGACTCGATGCTCGCATGCGGCGAAGGGCAGCGGCTCGGCGTGTTCGCCGGCTCGGGAGTCGGCAAGAGCACGCTGCTCGGCATGATGGCCCGCCGCAGTGCTGCCGACGTGATCGTCATCGGCTTGGTCGGCGAGCGCGGCCGCGAAGTCAACGAATTCGTCGAACGCGACCTGGGCCCCGAGGGGCTCGCGCGGAGCGTCGTGGTGGTCGCCACGAGCGACGAACCGGCGCTCGTGCGGCTGCAAGCCGCCTCGACAGCCACGGCGGTCGCCGAGCACTTTCGCGACCGGGGCAAGAGCGTGCTTCTGTTGCTCGACTCGATCACACGGACCGCGCTGGCGAGCCGCGAGGTCGGCCTGGCGGCGGGCGAGCCCCCCACAACGCGCGGCTACCCGCCGTCGACTTTCGCCCTGCTGCCCCGCCTGGTCGAACGGACCGGCCGCACCAAGCAGGGGATCATCACCGCGTTCTACTCCGTGCTGGTCGAGGGTGACGATCCTAACGAACCGATCGCCGACACGATGCGGGGCTTGCTCGACGGACACGTTTGGTTGTCGCGCAAGATCGCGTCGCGCGGCGTGTTCCCGGCGATCGACATCTCGGAAAGCCTCAGCCGGCTGATGCCGCAACTCGTTAGCAAGCAGCACCTCCAGGCGGCTCAGACCGTGCGGAGATTGATCGCCGCTTACGAGGAGAACGAAGACCTGATCACGATCGGCGCCTACCGTCGCGGGACCAACCCGGCGGTCGACGCGGCGATCGAGTTGCGTGACCAGATCGAGGCCTTCCTGGCCCAAGACGCCACGTCGAAGACCACGCCCAAGACCACCCAAGCGGGGCTGCTCGCCTTGGCCCAAAAGGCCGCCGCAATCCTCAACCGCCCCACCGGCGCGGCGGCAAACGCCGCCGCTGCCGCGCCGTCCGCCTCCGCGCCCGGAGCGGCGAAACCGAAACCCGCTCCCGCCCCGCGAGCGGCTCAACCCCAACCCAATAAATGA
- a CDS encoding flagellar hook-basal body complex protein: protein MGLQSAMTTALTGLQAAETTIDVVGNNIANSNTVGFKESSVQFATQFLQTQSIGSAPSGSNGGTNPRQIGLGVKVSQIAPDFTQGTIEISSSQLDLAIQGEGFIVVQDPGGGKLYTRNGQLSLNSQNQIVTSTGNFVLGYGVDDNFNVDTSNTIPLEIPLGAERVAQATTEATFRGVLNPTVEAGEMPGTLSSQIIGNAAIEYADGDFVGSDGRSFPPPVAGAAAEFDTGVATNIGVGTYSYRVAFVDANGEEGAPSAAFTATTTTANDRIDLSGLPTAGLPWTSLNIYRTETDGTDYHLIDTIASSVDNYQDVTTDAEYTTIAADDANDLDATGLDDGVYSYYITYYNQTSGAETRPSAPIINVAADEDGSSIRLDLSKVDPPSAEFDRMRIYRNVAGDDSGVYRLITPSNGVAPPVLEADTLSYVDTMTNAELNAVTTTLDFDGPKAGNGTRLVDLQIRDQNTYQNIISGPGVLSLTGELGGSDLDTKEFTVTEDTTVQELTAFMTQVMGINTSTTNSPGSVVINSDGQLVVRSNVGEENVLDISQTAFRFTPEGEEAPQTVALNFTETTLDVDGPGTTSEFIVYDSLGSPINVRLTTVLEETTSNSTTYRWFANSGDSSPSADPTQAGANQSIVIGTGTLVFDSNGDLLSSPNDTISVLRAATASESPLEVDLDFSAVKSLAEVNAQGEPTSSLSMDSQDGFAPGVLTDYIVTESGLIQGQFSNGTQRNLGQIVMARFANNAGLEQVGDSLFARSVNSGEPNEGYPGEDGIGRLTAGAVELSNTDIGGNLVELILASTQYRGNSRVITTAQELLDELLSIR, encoded by the coding sequence ATGGGTCTCCAATCCGCGATGACCACGGCCCTCACGGGCCTGCAGGCCGCCGAGACCACGATCGACGTGGTGGGCAACAACATCGCCAACTCGAACACGGTTGGCTTCAAGGAATCGAGCGTGCAGTTCGCCACGCAGTTCCTGCAGACCCAGTCGATCGGCTCGGCCCCCTCCGGATCGAACGGCGGCACGAACCCGCGCCAGATCGGCCTCGGCGTGAAGGTCTCGCAGATCGCGCCCGACTTCACCCAGGGCACGATCGAGATCAGCTCGAGCCAGCTCGACCTGGCGATCCAGGGCGAAGGTTTCATCGTGGTGCAGGACCCGGGCGGCGGCAAACTCTACACCCGCAACGGGCAGCTGAGCCTCAACTCGCAGAACCAGATCGTCACCTCGACCGGCAACTTCGTGCTGGGCTACGGCGTGGACGACAACTTCAATGTCGACACGAGCAACACGATCCCGCTGGAGATCCCGCTCGGCGCCGAACGCGTCGCCCAGGCGACCACCGAGGCGACCTTCCGCGGCGTGCTCAATCCCACGGTCGAAGCCGGCGAGATGCCCGGGACGCTCAGCTCGCAGATCATCGGCAACGCCGCGATCGAGTACGCCGACGGCGACTTCGTCGGCTCCGACGGCCGCAGCTTCCCGCCGCCGGTGGCGGGCGCGGCGGCGGAGTTCGACACCGGCGTCGCCACGAACATCGGCGTGGGTACCTACAGCTACCGCGTGGCTTTCGTCGACGCGAACGGCGAGGAGGGGGCTCCGTCGGCCGCCTTCACGGCGACAACCACGACCGCCAACGATCGCATCGACCTGTCGGGTCTCCCCACGGCCGGCCTGCCGTGGACCAGTCTGAACATTTACCGCACCGAGACCGACGGTACGGACTACCACCTGATCGACACGATCGCCTCGTCGGTCGACAACTATCAGGACGTCACGACCGACGCGGAGTACACGACGATCGCCGCCGATGACGCCAACGACCTCGACGCCACGGGGCTCGACGACGGCGTCTACAGCTACTACATCACCTACTACAACCAGACATCGGGGGCCGAGACACGGCCCTCGGCGCCGATCATCAACGTGGCCGCCGACGAGGACGGCAGCAGCATCCGGCTCGACCTGTCGAAGGTCGACCCGCCGAGCGCGGAGTTCGACCGGATGCGGATCTACCGCAACGTGGCGGGAGACGATTCTGGCGTGTACCGATTGATCACGCCCAGCAACGGCGTCGCGCCGCCGGTGCTGGAGGCCGACACGCTCTCGTACGTCGACACGATGACGAACGCCGAGCTCAACGCGGTCACAACGACACTCGATTTCGACGGCCCCAAGGCGGGCAACGGCACCCGGCTCGTGGACCTGCAGATACGCGACCAGAACACTTACCAGAACATCATCTCGGGGCCGGGCGTGCTCTCGCTCACGGGCGAGTTGGGCGGCTCGGACCTCGACACCAAGGAATTCACCGTCACCGAGGACACCACGGTCCAAGAGCTCACTGCGTTCATGACGCAGGTGATGGGCATCAACACCTCGACGACCAACTCGCCCGGCTCGGTGGTGATCAACAGCGACGGCCAACTGGTGGTCAGGAGCAACGTGGGTGAGGAGAACGTGCTCGACATCTCGCAGACCGCCTTCCGCTTCACGCCCGAAGGCGAAGAGGCGCCGCAAACGGTCGCCCTGAACTTTACCGAGACGACGCTCGACGTCGACGGCCCCGGCACCACGAGCGAGTTCATCGTTTACGACTCGCTCGGCTCGCCGATCAACGTGCGGCTCACCACCGTGCTCGAGGAGACCACCTCGAACAGCACCACCTACCGCTGGTTCGCCAACTCGGGCGACAGCTCGCCGTCGGCCGACCCGACCCAGGCGGGCGCCAACCAGTCGATCGTCATCGGCACCGGCACCCTGGTGTTCGACTCGAACGGCGACCTGCTCAGCTCGCCGAACGACACGATCAGCGTGCTGCGTGCGGCGACCGCGTCCGAGTCGCCGCTCGAGGTCGATCTCGACTTCTCGGCGGTCAAGTCGCTCGCCGAGGTGAACGCCCAGGGCGAACCGACCAGCAGCCTGTCGATGGACAGCCAAGACGGCTTTGCGCCGGGCGTGCTCACCGACTACATCGTCACCGAGAGCGGGCTCATCCAGGGGCAATTCTCCAACGGCACGCAACGCAACCTCGGCCAGATCGTCATGGCCCGGTTCGCCAACAACGCCGGCCTCGAGCAGGTGGGCGACAGCCTCTTCGCCCGCAGCGTCAACTCGGGCGAACCGAACGAGGGCTACCCCGGTGAAGACGGCATCGGCCGGCTCACGGCCGGCGCCGTCGAGCTGTCGAACACCGACATCGGCGGCAACCTCGTGGAGCTTATCCTCGCCTCGACCCAGTACCGCGGCAACTCGCGGGTGATCACCACCGCCCAGGAGCTGCTCGACGAGCTGCTGTCGATCCGGTGA
- a CDS encoding flagellar hook-length control protein FliK, which produces MTETRLTGPSPLLLAPKPSASAPHDGGDRDGFRRELDSAARSEEARNERPTPTRKTAVENDAPKAEEESQVDSSGVSNEGADADASGEHAATDAVQENNSASSTGDETAIDEESSEDATGAELLLSGEATEEEIAAAEDAANLLKKNALAEEDTLSSLSEGLEGDASPDDSTQNSGDDTSLEAQERRAADQTALAQAGKAQANDAATVAAQASAPTPARSELTQDASTGQSKSDPLAATNATAPPPAETDADRGGEGEGDRRGAALAQSATETDSTALAIEPVAFEEALADAEAAASDKAPSTSGPRESAAPAPGAAAAPAPVSGAADAPAPAPAAAENGGPTVDSARFVTRVTRAFEAAQQRGGGPIEIRLSPPELGALQIKLEVREGILTASLETETQAARNALLDNLPALRERLAEQQIRIEKFDVDVREDDSANNGASRDGGRQSSDGFSSQDRGNDGRGGGRRASAIARAAEPAAITDTPRLAPTLGMTGDERINLVA; this is translated from the coding sequence ATGACCGAAACCCGACTCACCGGCCCCTCGCCGCTGCTGCTGGCGCCGAAGCCTTCGGCGTCCGCGCCGCACGACGGCGGCGACCGTGACGGCTTCCGTCGAGAGCTCGATTCGGCTGCCCGCTCGGAGGAAGCCCGCAACGAACGCCCCACGCCAACTCGCAAGACGGCCGTCGAGAACGACGCGCCCAAGGCCGAAGAAGAGTCCCAAGTCGATTCGAGCGGCGTCAGCAACGAGGGCGCCGACGCCGACGCCTCGGGCGAACACGCCGCGACCGACGCCGTGCAAGAAAACAACTCCGCCTCATCGACGGGCGACGAAACAGCAATCGACGAGGAATCCTCCGAGGACGCCACCGGAGCCGAGTTGTTGCTGAGCGGCGAGGCGACCGAAGAGGAAATTGCCGCCGCCGAAGATGCCGCCAACTTGCTCAAGAAAAACGCATTGGCCGAGGAAGATACGCTCTCGTCGTTGAGCGAGGGGCTCGAAGGCGACGCGTCCCCAGACGATTCCACCCAGAACTCGGGCGACGACACGAGCCTCGAGGCTCAGGAGCGGCGAGCCGCCGACCAAACGGCCTTGGCCCAGGCCGGAAAAGCCCAAGCGAATGACGCGGCGACCGTCGCCGCACAAGCCTCGGCTCCTACGCCCGCCCGGTCAGAGCTCACACAAGATGCGAGCACAGGGCAGTCCAAGTCCGATCCACTGGCCGCCACGAACGCCACGGCCCCACCGCCAGCCGAAACCGACGCCGATCGAGGCGGCGAAGGTGAGGGCGACCGCCGCGGCGCTGCGCTAGCCCAGTCCGCCACGGAGACCGACAGCACCGCCTTGGCGATCGAGCCGGTCGCCTTTGAAGAGGCGCTTGCCGACGCCGAAGCCGCCGCCAGCGACAAGGCGCCGTCAACGAGCGGACCGCGTGAATCGGCGGCGCCGGCGCCCGGCGCGGCGGCCGCCCCCGCTCCGGTCAGCGGCGCCGCTGACGCACCCGCGCCGGCTCCAGCCGCCGCCGAGAATGGCGGACCCACGGTCGACTCGGCCCGTTTCGTCACACGCGTCACACGGGCGTTCGAGGCGGCGCAGCAGCGCGGCGGCGGGCCGATCGAGATCCGCCTCAGCCCGCCCGAGCTCGGCGCCCTGCAGATCAAGCTCGAGGTGCGTGAGGGGATCCTCACCGCGTCGCTCGAGACCGAAACCCAAGCGGCCCGCAATGCGCTGCTCGACAACCTGCCCGCGCTGCGCGAACGTCTCGCCGAGCAGCAGATCCGCATCGAGAAGTTCGATGTCGATGTCCGCGAAGACGACTCGGCGAACAACGGCGCTTCGCGCGATGGCGGCCGCCAATCGTCCGACGGCTTCTCCTCGCAAGACCGTGGGAACGACGGCCGCGGCGGCGGGCGCCGCGCATCGGCGATCGCGAGAGCCGCCGAACCCGCTGCAATCACCGACACGCCCCGCCTGGCGCCCACGCTCGGCATGACGGGCGACGAACGCATCAACCTCGTCGCCTGA
- a CDS encoding FliG C-terminal domain-containing protein has translation MHDSLNQNSIRKAAVLLRSLDDASAEAMFARLSPAEARAIRSAVRELGEVDPHEQLAVAEALRGRPEPAAPAGAVELMIGDAPAVPTVAAPPAIEGHFGDLSDADPKELADYLAGESPRTVALVLSYLPPAIAAGVLSELGADKESATLGALAHLGEASDDSLRVIASGLSEWIAVRRLERNRRANRMTTIRSIVTAAPADRRETILRSLLTHDPSLAEHLLTAGGAPSAMPLPLAPQPAVSPSTDFRSADHPATGDHPTEAAAPPAMAAVEEPTPTPPVEHIAPRMTFDEVEQLDAGRLATVMAKSDPNVLLLALAGASERMLQTLEAQLPRRVARQLRKRIHNLGPTRLSDIEAAQRAVAATAARLFVPVARAA, from the coding sequence GTGCACGACTCGCTCAACCAAAACTCGATCCGCAAGGCGGCCGTGTTGCTGCGGAGCCTCGACGACGCGTCGGCCGAGGCGATGTTCGCACGGCTCTCCCCCGCCGAGGCGCGAGCGATCCGCAGCGCCGTGCGCGAGCTGGGTGAGGTCGACCCGCACGAACAGCTCGCCGTGGCCGAAGCCTTGCGCGGCCGCCCGGAACCCGCTGCTCCCGCCGGCGCCGTCGAGTTGATGATTGGCGATGCGCCCGCCGTTCCCACGGTCGCCGCTCCCCCGGCGATCGAGGGGCACTTCGGCGATTTGTCCGACGCCGACCCGAAGGAACTGGCCGACTACCTCGCGGGCGAGAGCCCGCGGACGGTGGCTCTTGTGCTCTCGTACTTGCCCCCGGCGATCGCGGCGGGGGTGCTCAGCGAGCTGGGCGCCGATAAAGAATCGGCCACCCTCGGCGCCTTGGCCCACTTGGGCGAGGCCAGCGACGACAGCCTGCGTGTGATCGCCAGCGGCCTGAGCGAGTGGATCGCCGTGCGACGCCTCGAGCGGAACCGCCGAGCGAACCGCATGACGACGATCCGCTCGATCGTCACCGCGGCCCCCGCCGATCGACGCGAGACGATCCTCCGCAGCCTGCTCACGCACGATCCGAGTCTGGCGGAGCACCTGCTCACCGCCGGCGGCGCCCCGTCTGCAATGCCCCTCCCCTTAGCCCCTCAGCCGGCTGTTTCTCCGTCAACCGACTTCCGATCGGCAGACCATCCAGCGACCGGCGACCATCCTACCGAAGCAGCGGCGCCCCCCGCCATGGCGGCAGTGGAAGAGCCTACGCCCACGCCGCCCGTCGAACACATTGCGCCGCGGATGACCTTCGACGAGGTGGAGCAACTCGACGCCGGCCGGTTGGCGACCGTCATGGCCAAGTCCGACCCAAACGTCCTGCTGCTCGCACTGGCCGGCGCCAGCGAGCGGATGCTCCAGACACTCGAGGCCCAACTGCCGCGACGCGTCGCGCGCCAGCTCCGCAAGCGGATCCACAACCTCGGCCCCACGCGGCTGAGCGACATCGAGGCGGCCCAACGGGCAGTGGCCGCCACCGCGGCGCGGCTGTTCGTTCCGGTCGCTCGGGCGGCCTGA
- the fliE gene encoding flagellar hook-basal body complex protein FliE, with the protein MNPIGSISTPGAQFDAASRLGALSNNQAQSQEDAGGFKNLLIDSIQNVNTMQVDADKAVEAMFTGEDVNPAEVLTAVQKADLAFRLTMQMRNKVMDVYREIQEVRI; encoded by the coding sequence ATGAACCCGATCGGATCGATCTCGACCCCCGGCGCCCAATTCGACGCCGCCTCGCGTCTCGGCGCGCTATCGAACAACCAGGCCCAGTCCCAAGAAGACGCCGGCGGGTTCAAGAACCTGCTCATCGACTCGATCCAGAACGTCAACACGATGCAGGTCGACGCCGACAAGGCGGTCGAGGCGATGTTCACCGGAGAAGACGTGAACCCGGCCGAGGTGCTCACCGCCGTGCAGAAGGCCGACCTGGCCTTCCGGCTCACGATGCAGATGCGCAACAAGGTGATGGACGTCTACCGCGAGATCCAAGAGGTGCGGATCTAA
- a CDS encoding FliH/SctL family protein produces MATIIKRDSVHEQSTGETVRPVAYDLRSVERYGEEYVESIRREAARIVQQANSEAGAIRTKAEKEGREAAKAALSKMLDDKLASQMLTLKPALEQAVEELTRARGEWLTRWEGEAIELAIKIAERLVRRELGKRPEITVGWVREALELASGSSSVTVRLNPEDHEHLRDEVENVARSISTVAPAELVADPAITPGGCRVDTRHGSIDAQLESQLARLLEEMT; encoded by the coding sequence TTGGCCACCATCATCAAACGCGACAGCGTCCACGAGCAGTCCACCGGCGAGACGGTGCGGCCCGTGGCCTACGACCTGCGCAGCGTCGAGCGCTACGGCGAGGAGTACGTCGAGTCGATCCGCCGCGAGGCGGCGCGCATCGTGCAACAGGCCAATTCCGAGGCGGGCGCCATTCGCACTAAGGCCGAGAAAGAAGGCCGAGAGGCGGCCAAGGCGGCGCTGAGCAAGATGCTCGACGACAAGCTCGCCAGCCAAATGCTCACGCTCAAGCCCGCCCTGGAGCAAGCCGTCGAAGAGCTCACCCGAGCGCGTGGCGAGTGGCTCACGCGTTGGGAGGGCGAGGCGATCGAGCTGGCGATCAAGATCGCCGAACGCCTGGTGCGTCGCGAACTCGGGAAGCGACCGGAGATCACGGTCGGCTGGGTCCGTGAAGCGCTGGAGCTCGCCTCGGGCTCGTCGAGCGTGACGGTGCGGCTCAACCCCGAGGACCACGAGCACCTCCGCGACGAGGTGGAGAACGTGGCGCGATCGATCTCGACCGTCGCCCCCGCCGAGTTGGTGGCCGACCCGGCCATCACGCCCGGCGGCTGCCGCGTCGACACACGACACGGTTCGATCGACGCGCAGCTCGAGTCGCAGCTCGCCCGTTTGCTCGAAGAAATGACCTGA
- a CDS encoding motility protein A, translated as MDIATAAGVVIAIALILVSIILGGGSFIAFIDIASMMVVIGGAIAATLISYPLPSFLGVFGVGMKVLFWKVQPIGEIIKELVGLAEIARKDGLLALESKVDEIQNDFIVLGIQMAIDGTRPEVMEDILRTEMDAVATRHRDGKGMFDCMGRFAPAFGMIGTLMGLIIMLGDMSDPSKIGAGMAVALLTTLYGAIVSNVVFLPFAEKLGFTNKAELLNMDIAIRGIMAIQAGENPRVIEQKLTTFLPPKMRAQEEAA; from the coding sequence ATGGACATCGCAACAGCAGCCGGGGTCGTCATCGCAATCGCGTTGATCCTGGTCTCCATCATCCTGGGCGGCGGCAGCTTCATCGCGTTCATCGACATCGCCTCGATGATGGTCGTGATCGGCGGCGCCATCGCCGCGACGCTCATCTCGTACCCGCTGCCGAGCTTCCTCGGCGTGTTCGGCGTGGGCATGAAGGTCTTGTTCTGGAAGGTCCAGCCGATCGGCGAGATCATCAAGGAGCTCGTCGGCCTGGCCGAGATCGCCCGCAAGGACGGGCTGCTGGCGCTCGAGAGCAAAGTCGACGAGATCCAGAACGACTTTATCGTCCTCGGAATCCAGATGGCGATCGACGGCACCAGGCCCGAGGTGATGGAGGACATCCTCCGCACGGAGATGGACGCCGTGGCCACCCGGCACCGCGACGGCAAGGGCATGTTCGACTGCATGGGCCGGTTCGCTCCGGCGTTCGGCATGATCGGCACGCTGATGGGCCTGATCATCATGCTCGGCGACATGAGCGACCCGTCGAAGATCGGCGCCGGCATGGCCGTCGCGCTGCTCACCACGCTCTACGGCGCGATCGTCTCGAACGTGGTGTTCTTGCCGTTCGCCGAGAAGCTCGGCTTCACCAACAAGGCGGAGCTCCTGAACATGGACATCGCGATCCGCGGCATCATGGCGATCCAGGCGGGGGAGAACCCACGCGTGATCGAACAAAAACTCACCACGTTCTTGCCGCCCAAGATGCGGGCGCAAGAAGAAGCCGCCTAG